The Elusimicrobiota bacterium sequence TTTCTGCGGCTGAGACCCCGCTGATGCTTACTCTGGAACAGGCGCTGCAGCTGGCTAAAGAGAAAAGCGTTGATCTGACACTGGCGCACCTGACCCTGGACGACTTTCACAGCCGCTACCGTCAGGCGATCGGCGGCGCTCTCCCGGAAATCGGATTGACCGCCACGTATTCGCGCAATATTCAGAAACCAGTGGCCTTTTTCAGCGGCGGGAAAATGGAGGCGGGGCGGGATAATGGGTTTGATGCCGCCATCACCGCTGAGCAACCGCTCTACTCAGGCGGGAAAGTTTTGACCACAATTCGGGGGGCACGCCATGGGCTTCACGGTCAAGAGAAACTGCTTGAAAGCACGCAAGACGACGTAGCGTTGGCGGTCAAGAGTCTTTTCTACGGCGCCCTGCTCTCCAGTGCCACTGTGGCCATTGAACGGGATAATTTGTCTTCCGCGCAGGAACATCTCGACACGATCCGCGCGCGTTTCCGCCAGGGGCTGGACAGCGATCTCACACTCCGGCGCCAGGACGTGGAAGTGGCCAACACCTCCGCGAATTTAATACGGGCGAAAAATTTACACGAAATGGCTCTGATCAACCTTCAGGAACTGCTCACCCTGGACGTCGATCGCCCGCTTCAGGTCCTGGGAGTACTCGCTCCGCCGAATAAACCGGCGCCTCCTTATGAGACGGTCTCGAAAATGGCGCTGCAGCGGCATCCGGGACTTCAGGCCGCCCGTGAGCAGACCCAAGTATCAGACCATCTGATCTCCATCGCCCTGGCCAATATGAAGCCGAAGCTGTCGCTTTTTGGAAGCCTGGAGTGGGTCGCTCAAGCCAATGATCTGTCCCCAACGGCAGACGAGCGCGCGACCGTCCTGATCGGCGGCCTGAAACTGTCTTATCCCCTTTTTGCCGGCGGCAGCCAGTGGGAAAGCGTTCGCCAGGCGAGAGTCGCCTACCAGCGGGATAAGGAACAGGAAGATCGTCTCGAGCGAGCGGTTCGGGTGGACGTGCGCCGGCAGTGGTTGGCGATCACCGAAGCGCTTGAACGGGCGAAGTCTCAGGAAGAAGCGGTGGAAGAGGCCCGCTTGGCGCTCAAAGCCACCGAAATCCGCTACCGGGCAGGCCAGGCGAACCAGCTGGAACTCAACGATGCGACGTTTGCCCTCAACCGGGTCCGAACACTT is a genomic window containing:
- a CDS encoding TolC family protein produces the protein MMKQRSILFFVLLTGTAFAPCISAAETPLMLTLEQALQLAKEKSVDLTLAHLTLDDFHSRYRQAIGGALPEIGLTATYSRNIQKPVAFFSGGKMEAGRDNGFDAAITAEQPLYSGGKVLTTIRGARHGLHGQEKLLESTQDDVALAVKSLFYGALLSSATVAIERDNLSSAQEHLDTIRARFRQGLDSDLTLRRQDVEVANTSANLIRAKNLHEMALINLQELLTLDVDRPLQVLGVLAPPNKPAPPYETVSKMALQRHPGLQAAREQTQVSDHLISIALANMKPKLSLFGSLEWVAQANDLSPTADERATVLIGGLKLSYPLFAGGSQWESVRQARVAYQRDKEQEDRLERAVRVDVRRQWLAITEALERAKSQEEAVEEARLALKATEIRYRAGQANQLELNDATFALNRVRTLYIQAAHDYQVSLASLERAAGGSLQGVQP